A region of the Flavobacteriaceae bacterium MAR_2010_188 genome:
ATCATTTATGCTTTTTGGCCATGAATCTGCTATGGATTGTCTAAAATCCGGACTGTAGGTAATCTCAAATTCTGGAATATGTTTTTTGATTTCCTGTGCTACTTCTTCAGGAGTAAATGACATCGCGGCGATATTATAGGAAGACCTTATTCTAATCTTGGCCGCTGGAGCTTTCATAATTCTAATCGTAGCATCTATAGCGTCATCCATAAACATCATTGGTAATTTGGTGTCTTCAGATAAAAAGCAATTGTAAGCTCCTTTTTTTAGCGCTTCATGATATATGTCTACCGCATAATCCGTAGTTCCGCCACCCGGTAATGTTTTGTAACTGATGATCCCAGGATACCGCACGCTCCTTACATCTACCTGATATTTATTAAAGTAATATTCGCACCAACGCTCACCGACTTGTTTGGTAATTCCATAAACGGTGGTTGGTTCCATAATGGTATACTGATCAGTATCCACCTTAGGAGTTGTTGGTCCAAAAACAGCGATACTCGAAGGCCA
Encoded here:
- a CDS encoding Nucleoside-diphosphate-sugar epimerase; its protein translation is MSSKILIIGACGQIGSELTFKLREIYGHDNVIASDISYGNPEVVNDGKFEILDAQDFSAVKKCVDSYKIKTVYLLAAMLSATGEKFPMKAWTLNTESLFNVLRLAKEGYINKIFWPSSIAVFGPTTPKVDTDQYTIMEPTTVYGITKQVGERWCEYYFNKYQVDVRSVRYPGIISYKTLPGGGTTDYAVDIYHEALKKGAYNCFLSEDTKLPMMFMDDAIDATIRIMKAPAAKIRIRSSYNIAAMSFTPEEVAQEIKKHIPEFEITYSPDFRQSIADSWPKSINDDSARNDWGWKPSVDLEEMTNIMLENLKSKY